The genomic DNA TGATGTTGCCGCGAATAtttctgcaacaacaacaacaatagaatACAATCAATTATTCTCAGAGAAGAATTCCCAATTggaaaaaaatcagatctaagGAATTATTCTCACTTCTGAGATGGCGATCTTTGGGAGGACACTCGACATCATTCGTAGCTTTAACTATGGCAACATCTAATTCCTtaattcaagaaaccaaaaaccgaATCCGTCAGAgactgaaaacaaaatcaatagtttagagaagaagaagaaagagacaacATCGGAAAAGGGAGCGTACGGCGTAATCGGTATTGACTCGGACTAAGCCGACTTTGGTGGAGTCTTTTAGGGCTCCATAAGCGTTTCTCCATGCCTGAAGCGTTCCCATTGGAAGAAGACGTTAGGAGGAAGACtcgttcagatctctctctctacgaAACTCGGatagatttatataatttttcgCTCCGGGAAAAATCACGAGAAATCACGGAGAGAGAGACTAACcgatgacaaagaaaaagagagaaacaaagtgaagaaggcaaattaaaaaaaggggATGCGAGGTTTTAGACTATTTATTTACTTGTTCCGTTCccgttttaattttcttttctttatttcttgaaTTATCAAAAGTTAATTTATTCAGacttgataaaataaaaatagagtcaaattttgaattttctctatatttataaaatttattgaatattATTTGACTAGacgaaataaaatataattaatgtagAAAATCGGAATAATATATGTTCGATGAAACCCATGCCACGTCAGCTAATACAAACCtcgagttttgtttttttccattctCGGTTATAATATTTCAtgtgaaccagcaagctggtgCCGTTGATGATCCGAactttggtgtcgatcgacaccaaccaggtggcatcgatcgacacccccttcctgcagacagacgtggagctgccaaccacatCCAAAACCCGGTTCGAAGATAGGAGCACAACCGAGATCTGATCCGGACCATTGTTAACTACAACCAggctgatctggtgtatgagaaccgaTCCGCTATTGTTCTTCCTCCATTCCAGAGAAATGATTTTGAATTGAAACAtgcgtactttcaactagttggacagagacctttctctgctttgcccaatgagaagcccttagagcatcattagtggagtaccTCTCCTAAGTTActctcaaattaattaatcatataattaataataatttaagtaaagcaatcctaagagtatttttgcaaaatcattcaTTTACTAGAGAACCCAAAGAAGGTTActcaatcttttaaataataattttttaatttatgtttagtaattatcaaactttaataatctaaaatgacaaaaaattattaaaatttttatattacataaaactttggaatcttaaatatattttataaactttggaatattaaacattttttacaaaattcaaaatagatcacatattttacaaaatttgaaatattaaacttattaaacaaaattcggAATGCAGAATGCAAAAGTAGTAATTCTTCAAACAATTAACttaaaaatccaaaactttttataaaatccaGACATCAATAGTAGTAGTAACTAGATAAAAATCCCAAACACCAACAAGCAttcataaaaacaacaaaaaaaaaagtaacaaggCTTTTGATTTGATCCTgcgataccaaaaaaaacagaccCAATAAGTTTTGTATGTTCTTTAAACTTCAAGCTTAGTTCTCATTACTCTAAAACATCCCGAAGCTTCAAGTTTCTCTTTTGCTTGTGTTGAGAAGGCACAAGCTTTGAAGTTGAGCTTTATGCAGAGCCGTCTACGGGGGCAGAATTAGCTGATGGAGTTTCTTCCGGTGTTGTGGATGCTGTTTCAGAACTAGGGATTGTTGCATTTATATCAGCAAGAACAACTTCAACCATAAATTTAGGCGACGGTAGCTTCCTCTGCATTGAAACAAGGTCAAACAGAAAGATATATCATTTCAAAACGGGAGGATTGATGGAGAAAGACCCACCAATCAGACTTCACACACAGATTGATTAAAAAGACTCAAATATTGTTGATATACCATCTGTAGTGATATACCATGTACTCCCGAATGGTCCCATGTACTCACATATACCAAGCTCTCGAGTCATTCAAATACTACAGGCCCTCCTCCTAACCAATAACTTCTTTACCAGTTATAATTGCAAAAGAATCTCATCACATTTCTATTcctttgaaagttgaaactgaGAAAGTAATTGAGCCTAAATATGTTTAGCCTCTTTGCTAGATCACACTTCTAAGAAAGGCTTATTATATGCTTTAGAGTAATGAGAACTAAGAGCTGATACCTTTTCAGCGACTAAATCAACGTCTTTATCTGGAGTTTCAAAATTAGGCAAAGTATAAGACACACCGGTGTCTTCCTCAGGTATTACAGCTTGGGTTTCTGTTGATATCTGTTCTGAACAACCTTCACTAGCTGCACCAGTTGCAGGAAAAATCACGACTTTAACTCTTAATCCTTAATCCTGCACTAGAAGCCCCTAACTAACACCATATTCAGTGGGCTATACATACATATAGTCATTCACATGTTAATAGACTGATCAAGAAAGCGCTACTAACATTGACAAGGAATTTTTCATTGAAACACAAGGATCAGTTTTAAGAAAATACAAGATCGTCCACGGTGCTTACAAAACAAATGCAAGAGACTCAAGCAAGAAAGTGTTTTTATGCACAGAACTAATTGG from Camelina sativa cultivar DH55 chromosome 2, Cs, whole genome shotgun sequence includes the following:
- the LOC109127735 gene encoding phosphatidylinositol 3,4,5-trisphosphate 3-phosphatase and protein-tyrosine-phosphatase PTEN2A-like, whose protein sequence is MQWPLVYMSKVDGKFNFSPISVNFLTEIAKVIFAIVMLLLQRKLPSPKFMVEVVLADINATIPSSETASTTPEETPSANSAPVDGSA